The following proteins are co-located in the Oncorhynchus gorbuscha isolate QuinsamMale2020 ecotype Even-year linkage group LG22, OgorEven_v1.0, whole genome shotgun sequence genome:
- the LOC124009521 gene encoding E3 ubiquitin-protein ligase MARCHF2-like isoform X2 gives MKLVENAKSVQSCHQGNGCPTVGGEVCDRLLDCWLLWHFTTTNRAMTTSGCCHLPGSLCDYSGSADLPKVVEEPDAGQAQYVAKITAKDGRSLSTVVKAVGSQSNEGMCRICHEGVGGETLLSPCDCTGTLGKVHKSCLEKWLSSSNTSYCELCHTEFTVERRPQPLKQWLRDPGPRSEKRTLLCDMACFLLITPLAAISGWLCLRGAQDHLTLNSRLGAVGLIALTIALFTIYILWTLFQGAELGLGCVGAALL, from the exons atgaagctggttgagaatgccaagagtgtgcaaagctgccatcaaggcaacgg TTGCCCAACAgtgggaggagaggtgtgtgaccGACTCCTTGACTGCTGGCTCCTCTGGCATTTCACCACCACcaacagagccatgactacatcaGGCTGCTGCCACCTGCCTGGCTCCCTGTGTGACTACTCAGGCAGCGCCGACCTGCCCAAGGTGGTAGAGGAGCCAGATGCTGGCCAGGCCCAGTACGTCGCAAAGATTACGGCCAAAGATGGTCGCTCACTCTCCACTGTTGTCAAAGCTGTGGGCTCACAGAG TAATGAAGGCATGTGTCGTATCTGCCACGAGGGGGTCGGTGGTGAGACGCTGCTCTCCCCTTGTGACTGCACAGGGACCCTGGGTAAGGTGCACAAGAGCTGCCTGGAGAAGTGGCTGTCGTCCTCCAACACCAGTTACTGTGAGCTCTGCCACACAGAGTTCACTGTTGAACGGCGACCCCAGCCCCTCAAACAG TGGTTGCGGGACCCGGGGCCTCGCAGTGAGAAACGCACGCTGCTGTGCGACATGGCCTGCTTCCTGCTCATCACGCCACTGGCAGCCATCTCCGGCTGGCTGTGTCTGAGGGGAGCCCAGGACCACCTGACCCTCAACAGCCGTTTGGGGGCCGTGGGACTCATTGCCCTCACCATCGCCCTCTTCACCATCTACATCCTCTGGACACTG TTTCAGGGAgcagagcttggactgggctgcgTGGGAGCTGCCCTCCTGTAA
- the LOC124009521 gene encoding E3 ubiquitin-protein ligase MARCHF2-like isoform X3 → MTTSGCCHLPGSLCDYSGSADLPKVVEEPDAGQAQYVAKITAKDGRSLSTVVKAVGSQSNEGMCRICHEGVGGETLLSPCDCTGTLGKVHKSCLEKWLSSSNTSYCELCHTEFTVERRPQPLKQWLRDPGPRSEKRTLLCDMACFLLITPLAAISGWLCLRGAQDHLTLNSRLGAVGLIALTIALFTIYILWTLVSFRYHCQLYSEWRRTNQKVRLLMPDIKAAHSTQHSVPTKSTKKMTDETIV, encoded by the exons atgactacatcaGGCTGCTGCCACCTGCCTGGCTCCCTGTGTGACTACTCAGGCAGCGCCGACCTGCCCAAGGTGGTAGAGGAGCCAGATGCTGGCCAGGCCCAGTACGTCGCAAAGATTACGGCCAAAGATGGTCGCTCACTCTCCACTGTTGTCAAAGCTGTGGGCTCACAGAG TAATGAAGGCATGTGTCGTATCTGCCACGAGGGGGTCGGTGGTGAGACGCTGCTCTCCCCTTGTGACTGCACAGGGACCCTGGGTAAGGTGCACAAGAGCTGCCTGGAGAAGTGGCTGTCGTCCTCCAACACCAGTTACTGTGAGCTCTGCCACACAGAGTTCACTGTTGAACGGCGACCCCAGCCCCTCAAACAG TGGTTGCGGGACCCGGGGCCTCGCAGTGAGAAACGCACGCTGCTGTGCGACATGGCCTGCTTCCTGCTCATCACGCCACTGGCAGCCATCTCCGGCTGGCTGTGTCTGAGGGGAGCCCAGGACCACCTGACCCTCAACAGCCGTTTGGGGGCCGTGGGACTCATTGCCCTCACCATCGCCCTCTTCACCATCTACATCCTCTGGACACTG GTATCATTCCGCTATCACTGTCAGTTATACTCCGAGTGGAGGAGGACCAATCAGAAAGTGCGCCTGCTAATGCCCGACATAAAAGCAGCGCACTCCACTCAACATTCCGTGCCGACGAAGTCAACCAAGAAAATGACTGACGAGACCATCGTATGA
- the LOC124009521 gene encoding E3 ubiquitin-protein ligase MARCHF2-like isoform X1: MKLVENAKSVQSCHQGNGCPTVGGEVCDRLLDCWLLWHFTTTNRAMTTSGCCHLPGSLCDYSGSADLPKVVEEPDAGQAQYVAKITAKDGRSLSTVVKAVGSQSNEGMCRICHEGVGGETLLSPCDCTGTLGKVHKSCLEKWLSSSNTSYCELCHTEFTVERRPQPLKQWLRDPGPRSEKRTLLCDMACFLLITPLAAISGWLCLRGAQDHLTLNSRLGAVGLIALTIALFTIYILWTLVSFRYHCQLYSEWRRTNQKVRLLMPDIKAAHSTQHSVPTKSTKKMTDETIV; this comes from the exons atgaagctggttgagaatgccaagagtgtgcaaagctgccatcaaggcaacgg TTGCCCAACAgtgggaggagaggtgtgtgaccGACTCCTTGACTGCTGGCTCCTCTGGCATTTCACCACCACcaacagagccatgactacatcaGGCTGCTGCCACCTGCCTGGCTCCCTGTGTGACTACTCAGGCAGCGCCGACCTGCCCAAGGTGGTAGAGGAGCCAGATGCTGGCCAGGCCCAGTACGTCGCAAAGATTACGGCCAAAGATGGTCGCTCACTCTCCACTGTTGTCAAAGCTGTGGGCTCACAGAG TAATGAAGGCATGTGTCGTATCTGCCACGAGGGGGTCGGTGGTGAGACGCTGCTCTCCCCTTGTGACTGCACAGGGACCCTGGGTAAGGTGCACAAGAGCTGCCTGGAGAAGTGGCTGTCGTCCTCCAACACCAGTTACTGTGAGCTCTGCCACACAGAGTTCACTGTTGAACGGCGACCCCAGCCCCTCAAACAG TGGTTGCGGGACCCGGGGCCTCGCAGTGAGAAACGCACGCTGCTGTGCGACATGGCCTGCTTCCTGCTCATCACGCCACTGGCAGCCATCTCCGGCTGGCTGTGTCTGAGGGGAGCCCAGGACCACCTGACCCTCAACAGCCGTTTGGGGGCCGTGGGACTCATTGCCCTCACCATCGCCCTCTTCACCATCTACATCCTCTGGACACTG GTATCATTCCGCTATCACTGTCAGTTATACTCCGAGTGGAGGAGGACCAATCAGAAAGTGCGCCTGCTAATGCCCGACATAAAAGCAGCGCACTCCACTCAACATTCCGTGCCGACGAAGTCAACCAAGAAAATGACTGACGAGACCATCGTATGA